In Spirochaetota bacterium, a single genomic region encodes these proteins:
- a CDS encoding TetR/AcrR family transcriptional regulator, with the protein MPKAPRTKEEINAVKENILASALRIIIEEGFKSLSMRKIAARLGVTATTIYNYFHNIDELYFMIRMHGFELLYGRFADTNGVHDGPRARIHALVRGYIAFGTEYPDYFDIMFIDRTVPKYKECIGTPLEEISLRERETALSSFFLVVETIKDYHADDPAFTYEDAYRETIRLWCEMTGVLSLRNSRLLFEVETDVTGLMDKLAAEILERF; encoded by the coding sequence ATGCCAAAGGCCCCCCGCACAAAGGAAGAGATCAACGCGGTCAAGGAAAACATCCTGGCCTCGGCCCTGCGTATCATCATCGAGGAGGGCTTCAAGAGCCTGAGCATGCGCAAGATCGCCGCGCGCTTGGGCGTCACCGCCACCACCATATATAACTATTTTCACAACATCGACGAACTCTATTTCATGATACGCATGCACGGGTTCGAGCTCCTGTACGGCCGCTTCGCCGATACCAACGGCGTGCACGACGGGCCCCGCGCCCGCATTCACGCGCTCGTCCGCGGCTACATCGCGTTCGGGACCGAGTACCCGGATTACTTCGACATCATGTTCATCGACCGGACGGTCCCCAAGTACAAGGAGTGCATCGGCACCCCCCTCGAGGAGATATCCCTGCGCGAGCGCGAAACGGCGCTGAGCTCTTTCTTCCTCGTCGTCGAGACGATAAAGGACTACCACGCGGACGACCCCGCGTTTACCTACGAGGACGCGTACCGGGAGACCATACGCCTCTGGTGCGAAATGACCGGCGTGCTCAGTCTCAGGAACAGCCGCCTTCTCTTCGAGGTGGAAACGGACGTCACGGGGCTCATGGACAAGCTGGCTGCGGAGATACTGGAAAGGTTTTGA
- a CDS encoding DNA metabolism protein: protein MSAATGSRQVSYTYDGSFHGLMTVAHEASKRNITPHDIIAGEPESPLLFHDYVHIATDPNKAEAVIRAIKTRLPSLAYKRVLFCYLSEAAHAATCVIDYLTLGWRCGALLDHYTTHEKVKPLHVLSEKVAREWHRMMGLVRFKLTAQGILYAAIEPDHNVLPLLSLHFAERMAGENWIIHDVGRNTASRYSGGEWDIFDFEVVDAIAYGDGELAYQELWNNYFTNIAIGYRKNKGLQKQFLPRRYWKHLVECISD, encoded by the coding sequence ATGTCCGCGGCGACCGGGTCGCGGCAGGTAAGCTATACCTATGACGGCAGCTTTCACGGATTGATGACCGTGGCACATGAGGCCTCGAAAAGGAATATCACCCCTCACGATATCATCGCCGGAGAGCCGGAGAGCCCGCTCCTCTTTCACGATTACGTCCACATCGCCACCGACCCGAACAAGGCGGAGGCGGTCATCCGGGCGATTAAGACCAGGCTTCCCTCTTTGGCCTACAAGCGCGTCCTCTTTTGTTACCTGTCCGAGGCGGCACACGCGGCCACATGCGTTATCGATTATCTCACCCTGGGCTGGCGATGCGGCGCGCTGCTGGATCATTACACCACCCATGAAAAGGTAAAGCCGCTGCATGTTTTGTCGGAGAAAGTCGCGCGGGAATGGCACAGGATGATGGGGCTCGTCCGGTTCAAGCTTACTGCGCAGGGAATACTCTACGCGGCTATCGAGCCCGACCACAACGTTCTTCCGCTGCTTTCGCTTCATTTCGCGGAGCGCATGGCGGGGGAAAACTGGATCATCCATGACGTGGGAAGGAATACCGCGTCCAGGTATTCCGGCGGCGAGTGGGATATTTTCGATTTCGAGGTCGTCGACGCCATCGCGTATGGGGACGGGGAGCTCGCGTACCAGGAATTGTGGAACAATTATTTCACGAACATCGCCATTGGCTACAGGAAAAACAAGGGGCTGCAGAAACAGTTTTTGCCGCGGCGCTACTGGAAGCATCTCGTGGAGTGCATCTCCGATTGA
- a CDS encoding putative DNA modification/repair radical SAM protein, which translates to MDIYEKLEILSSAAKYDVSCASSGTDRKRAAGGIGTAVRSGICHSWSDDGRCISLLKVLITNKCAYNCAYCVNRASNDLPRALLTPEEIAGLTVQFYRRNYIEGLFLSSAVYRNPDYTMELILRTAALLREKYRFNGYIHAKAIPGADPALIRRTGFLVDRMSANIELPSEKSLALLAPQKAKGAIFRAMKDINGAILDYREGSRSPRPYRGFVPAGQSTQLIVGASPESDHAILCLSEALYRGFSLKRVYYSAYVPVTTADTRLPLADPPLRREHRLYQADWLLRFYGFSAGELLSEKNPNFDPDLDPKSHWALSNLHRFPVELTTADYEMILRVPGIGLRSAQRIVRLRTVRALAFDDLRKIGVVLKRARFFITCGGTHLEKGDLERGALRARIVGNHAPLLLTGARGEERSGGQLELFGPDFLRTRESGAVALTGEL; encoded by the coding sequence ATGGACATATATGAAAAACTGGAAATACTCTCGAGCGCGGCGAAATATGACGTCTCCTGCGCATCGAGCGGGACCGACAGGAAGCGCGCCGCGGGGGGAATAGGAACCGCAGTGCGAAGCGGCATCTGCCACAGCTGGTCCGATGACGGACGCTGCATCTCGCTGCTCAAGGTATTGATCACGAACAAATGCGCGTATAACTGCGCATATTGCGTAAACAGGGCATCCAACGATCTTCCCCGGGCGCTCCTGACCCCCGAAGAAATAGCCGGGCTTACCGTTCAATTTTACAGGAGGAACTACATCGAGGGCCTTTTTCTCAGCTCCGCGGTGTACAGGAATCCCGACTACACCATGGAGCTCATCCTCCGGACGGCGGCGCTCCTGCGCGAGAAATACCGCTTTAACGGCTATATTCATGCCAAGGCGATACCGGGCGCGGACCCGGCGCTCATACGAAGAACGGGCTTCCTTGTCGATAGAATGAGCGCGAACATCGAGCTCCCCTCCGAAAAGAGCCTCGCCCTGCTCGCTCCTCAAAAGGCAAAGGGGGCTATTTTCAGGGCGATGAAAGACATCAACGGCGCCATACTCGACTACAGGGAGGGAAGCCGCTCCCCGCGGCCGTATCGGGGCTTCGTCCCGGCGGGTCAGAGCACGCAGCTCATCGTAGGGGCCAGCCCGGAGAGCGATCACGCCATATTGTGCCTTTCCGAGGCGCTGTACCGGGGCTTTTCCCTCAAGAGGGTCTATTACTCGGCCTATGTGCCCGTCACAACCGCCGACACCAGGCTTCCCCTGGCCGATCCTCCCCTCAGGCGCGAGCACCGGCTCTACCAGGCCGACTGGCTGCTCCGCTTTTACGGCTTCAGCGCCGGGGAGCTGTTGAGTGAAAAGAATCCCAACTTCGATCCGGATCTGGATCCCAAAAGCCATTGGGCCCTTTCCAACTTGCACCGCTTCCCCGTTGAGCTCACTACCGCCGACTACGAGATGATTCTGCGGGTGCCCGGCATCGGGCTGCGCTCGGCGCAGCGCATCGTGCGGCTGCGCACGGTACGGGCCCTCGCGTTCGATGACCTCAGAAAAATCGGCGTCGTGCTGAAAAGGGCGCGCTTCTTCATCACCTGCGGCGGCACGCACCTTGAAAAAGGGGACCTGGAGCGCGGCGCGCTCAGGGCGCGCATCGTTGGAAACCACGCTCCCCTCCTGCTGACCGGCGCCCGCGGCGAAGAACGAAGCGGGGGGCAGCTCGAATTATTCGGTCCCGATTTTTTGCGCACGCGGGAATCCGGGGCCGTTGCCCTGACGGGGGAATTGTAA
- a CDS encoding formamidopyrimidine-DNA glycosylase, with protein MPEYPDITVYIERLDELLKDRVLERIRLVSPFFLRSALPPISLVEGLAVRHFRRMGKRIVFSLADDYHLILHLMIAGRLYWKKNGAPVPRKNGLAAFDFPNGSLLVMEHSSKKRASLHLVRGEASLEEFNPGGLEIFGASLEEFRERLCSENHTLKRALTDPRLFSGIGNAYSDEILHRARLSPLEMTHKMDDERTVRLFDAAQSVLEEWTARLREEAGSGFPERVTAFRGEMAVHGRYRKPCPVCGTEIQRIQYAENETDYCPRCQTGGKLLADRVLSQLLKKDWPRTIDELESKRK; from the coding sequence ATGCCGGAATATCCCGACATTACGGTTTATATTGAACGGCTCGATGAGCTTTTAAAAGACCGGGTCCTGGAAAGGATACGCCTCGTGTCCCCCTTCTTCCTTCGCTCGGCACTGCCGCCCATCTCCCTGGTCGAGGGCCTGGCGGTCCGCCATTTCCGGCGGATGGGCAAGCGCATCGTATTCTCCCTTGCCGATGACTATCATCTGATCCTCCATTTGATGATCGCCGGCCGGCTCTACTGGAAGAAAAACGGGGCGCCCGTCCCGCGCAAAAACGGTTTGGCCGCGTTTGATTTTCCCAACGGCTCCCTGCTCGTCATGGAGCACAGCTCGAAGAAACGCGCCTCCCTTCACCTGGTCCGGGGGGAGGCAAGCCTGGAAGAATTCAACCCCGGGGGTCTTGAGATATTCGGGGCGTCATTGGAGGAATTCCGGGAACGGCTCTGCTCGGAAAACCATACGCTCAAGCGTGCGCTCACCGATCCCCGGCTCTTTAGCGGCATCGGCAACGCCTATTCCGACGAAATCTTACACAGGGCCCGCCTCTCGCCCCTGGAGATGACGCACAAAATGGACGACGAGCGGACCGTGCGGCTTTTCGACGCCGCACAAAGCGTCCTGGAAGAATGGACGGCGCGCCTGCGGGAGGAGGCGGGAAGCGGGTTCCCGGAGAGGGTCACAGCGTTTCGCGGGGAAATGGCGGTACACGGGCGTTATCGAAAGCCCTGCCCCGTGTGCGGCACCGAAATACAGCGCATTCAATACGCCGAGAACGAAACCGACTACTGCCCGCGCTGCCAGACCGGCGGGAAGCTGCTCGCCGA